The following coding sequences are from one Leguminivora glycinivorella isolate SPB_JAAS2020 chromosome 7, LegGlyc_1.1, whole genome shotgun sequence window:
- the LOC125227848 gene encoding TRPL translocation defect protein 14 isoform X2 encodes MIQIENTFFELGRTCQRNCLIICDRGAMDASAFISKEKWEAMLNANSWNSVELRDNRYNHIVHMVSAANGAEDFYSTEDHACRSEGVELARELDYNAAAAWIGHPYFDVIDNSTDFDKKMNRLIACVCQKIGIETGDRLNVNSKKRKFLVRAPLPPDSAFPAFQDFDVVHNYLQSDVRKAQVRLRKRGQKGHWSYIHTLRKFHPSNGQSVEVRTQLTHRDYLNMLPQRDDAHFTIFKKRRCFIFNNQYYQLDIYRQPTHPRCRGLVLLETYSAAYDQDSLLATLPKFLSIEREVTGDPAFSMYNLSLKEDWKTSKRYYAGQKDKGTECHGQAKWSMNGHADKLNGHACKVNGHGEKMNGHAKVNGCGETVNGHHENVNGQALANGRHDSLDGHSMDLPSPKIPKKVAVKI; translated from the exons ATGATTCAGATCGAGAACACATTCTTCGAGCTGGGCAGGACGTGTCAGCGGAATTGTCTTATTATCTGCGACAGGGGAGCTATGGACGCGAGTGCAT TTATATCAAAGGAGAAGTGGGAGGCGATGCTGAACGCTAACAGCTGGAACAGCGTAGAGCTGCGAGACAACCGGTACAACCACATAGTGCACATGGTCTCCGCTGCCAACGGCGCTGAGGACTTCTACTCCACTGAG GACCACGCGTGCCGGTCGGAGGGCGTGGAGCTGGCGCGCGAGCTGGACTACAACGCGGCCGCCGCCTGGATCGGCCACCCCTACTTCGACGTCATCGACAACTCCACCGACTTCGACAAGAAGATGAACCGGCTCATCGCCTGCGTGTGCCAGAAGATCGGCATCGAGACCGGCGACCGCCTCAACGTCAACTCCAAGAAGCGCAAGTTCCTCGTCAGGGCGCCGCTGCCGCCCGACTCCGCCTTCCCGGCCTTCCAAGACTTCGACGTCGTGCACAACTACCTGCAGAGCGACGTGCGCAAGGCGCAAGTCCGGCTGCGCAAGCGCGGCCAGAAGGGCCACTGGTCGTACATCCACACGCTGCGCAAGTTCCACCCCAGCAACGGGCAGTCGGTGGAGGTGCGCACGCAGCTCACGCACCGCGACTACCTGAACATGCTGCCGCAGCGCGACGACGCGCACTTCACCATCTTCAAGAAGCGCCGCTGCTTCATCTTCAACAACCAGTACTACCAGCTCGACATCTACCGGCAGCCCACTCATCCGAG GTGCCGCGGGCTCGTGCTGCTGGAGACGTACAGCGCGGCGTACGACCAGGACTCGCTGCTGGCCACGCTGCCCAAGTTCCTGAGCATCGAGCGCGAGGTCACGGGCGACCCCGCCTTCTCCATGTACAACCTGTCGCTCAAGGAAGACTGGAAGACCTCCAAAAGGTACTATGCTGGACAAAAAGACAAGGGCACTGAGTGCCATG GGCAGGCTAAGTGGTCGATGAATGGTCACGCTGACAAGCTCAATGGGCATGCGTGTAAGGTCAATGGGCATGGTGAAAAGATGAACGGCCATGCGAAGGTCAACGGATGTGGCGAGACTGTGAACGGCCACCACGAGAACGTCAACGGCCAGGCGCTCGCCAACGGCCGCCACGACTCCCTCGATGGCCACTCCATGGATCTCCCGTCACCAAAGATTCCTAAAAAGGTCGCTGTTAAGATTTAA
- the LOC125227862 gene encoding uncharacterized protein LOC125227862: protein MNALLDYGTSSSGSSDEDNEETPDEKPTEDASKPKLPKPALGESSLQTSVFSNPFVEAELAKAAILEKHVKMVPGKDNTQMINGKKICWNYRKGRCRFGHNCKYAHDSDIQKSAEELQAEKQKLKTVVCEGSGTMSSVPPPQMVLDNEEDTWEGEADRRKMKRPGLSQGLVPGKKVIKMYKEQKIRDSIKKS from the exons ATGAACGCTTTACTAGATTATGGTACTTCCTCGTCGGGGAGCTCTGATGAGGATAACGAAGAAACACCAGACGAAAA ACCCACTGAAGATGCTTCCAAACCAAAGTTACCAAAACCAGCCCTCGGAGAGAGCTCGTTGCAAACTTCTGTGTTTTCGAACCCATTCGTCGAAGCTGAATTGGCAAAAGCAGCGATATTGGAGAAACACGTCAAAATG GTTCCAGGTAAAGACAACACACAGATGATCAATGGGAAGAAGATATGCTGGAACTACCGGAAAGGGAGATGCCGGTTTGGACACAACTGCAAATATGCACATGATTCTGATATTCAGAAAAGTGCTGAAGAGCTGCAGGCGGAAAAGCAG AAACTGAAAACAGTTGTCTGCGAAGGTTCGGGAACAATGTCCTCTGTTCCACCACCACAGATGGTTCTGGATAATGAGGAAGATACATGGGAGGGTGAAGCAGACAGGAGAAAGATGAAGAGACCTGGCCTCAGCCAAGGTTTAGTGCCAGGCAAAAAAGTCATAAAAATGTACAAAGAGCAAAAAATTCGGGATAGCATTAAAAAGTCTTGA